A single Pan troglodytes isolate AG18354 chromosome X, NHGRI_mPanTro3-v2.0_pri, whole genome shotgun sequence DNA region contains:
- the CLCN5 gene encoding H(+)/Cl(-) exchange transporter 5 isoform X1, translating to MAMWQGAMDNRGFQQGSFSSFQNSSSDEDLMDIPATAMDFSMRDDVPPLDREVGEDKSYNGGGIGSSNRIMDFLEEPIPGVGTYDDFNTIDWVREKSRDRDRHREITNKSKESTWALIHSVSDAFSGWLLMLLIGLLSGSLAGLIDISAHWMTDLKEGICTGGFWFNHEHCCWNSEHVTFEERDKCPEWNSWSQLIISTDEGAFAYIVNYFMYVLWALLFAFLAVSLVKVFAPYACGSGIPEIKTILSGFIIRGYLGKWTLVIKTITLVLAVSSGLSLGKEGPLVHVACCCGNILCHCFNKYRKNEAKRREVLSAAAAAGVSVAFGAPIGGVLFSLEEVSYYFPLKTLWRSFFAALVAAFTLRSINPFGNSRLVLFYVEFHTPWHLFELVPFILLGIFGGLWGALFIRTNIAWCRKRKTTQLGKYPVIEVLVVTAITAILAFPNEYTRMSTSELISELFNDCGLLDSSKLCDYENRFNTSKGGELPDRPAGVGVYSAMWQLALTLILKIVITIFTFGMKIPSGLFIPSMAVGAIAGRLLGVGMEQLAYYHQEWTVFNSWCSQGADCITPGLYAMVGAAACLGGVTRMTVSLVVIMFELTGGLEYIVPLMAAAMTSKWVADALGREGIYDAHIRLNGYPFLEAKEEFAHKTLAMDVMKPRRNDPLLTVLTQDSMTVEDVETIISETTYSGFPVVVSRESQRLVGFVLRRDLIISIENARKKQDGVVSTSIIYFTEHSPPLPPYTPPTLKLRNILDLSPFTVTDLTPMEIVVDIFRKLGLRQCLVTHNGRLLGIITKKDVLKHIAQMANQDPDSILFN from the exons AGGACAAGTCGTACAATGGTGGAGGAATAGGTTCTTCAAATAGGATCATGGACTTCTTGGAGGAGCCAATCCCTGGTGTAGGGACCTATGATGATTTCAATACAATTGATTGGGTGAGAGAGAAGTCTCGAGACCGGGATAGGCACCGAGAG ATTACCAATAAAAGCAAAGAGTCAACATGGGCCTTAATTCACAGTGTGAGTGATGCTTTTTCTGGCTGGTTGTTGATGCTCCTTATTGGGCTTTTATCAG GTTCGTTAGCTGGTTTGATAGACATCTCTGCTCATTGGATGACAGACTTAAAAGAAGGTATATGCACAGGGGGATTCTGGTTTAACCATGAACATTGTTGCTGGAACTCTGAGCATGTCACCTTTGAAGAGAGAGACAAATGTCCAGAGTGGAATAGTTGGTCCCAGCTTATCATCAGCACAGATGAG GGAGCCTTTGCCTACATAGTCAATTATTTCATGTACGTCCTCTGGGCTCTCCTATTTGCCTTCCTTGCCGTATCTCTTGTCAAGGTGTTTGCGCCTTATGCCTGTGGCTCTGGAATCCCTGAG ATAAAAACTATCTTGAGTGGTTTCATTATTAGGGGCTATTTGGGTAAGTGGACTCTGGTTATCAAAACCATCACCTTGGTGCTGGCAGTGTCGTctggcttgagcctgggcaaaGAGGGCCCTCTAGTGCACGTGGCTTGCTGCTGTGGGAACATCCTGTGCCACTGCTTCAACAAATACAGGAAGAATGAAGCCAAGCGCAGAGAG GTCTTGTCGGCTGCAGCAGCAGCTGGTGTATCTGTAGCCTTTGGAGCACCTATAggtggagtattattcagccttgaagaG GTCAGCTACTATTTTCCCCTCAAAACATTGTGGCGTTCATTCTTTGCTGCCTTGGTGGCAGCATTCACTCTACGCTCCATCAATCCATTTGGGAACAGCCGCCTGGTACTATTTTATGTGGAGTTTCACACCCCATGGCATCTCTTTGAGCTCGTGCCATTCATTCTGCTGGGCATATTTGGTGGTCTGTGGGGAGCACTGTTTATCCGCACAAACATTGCCTGGTGTCGGAAGCGAAAGACCACCCAGTTGGGCAAGTATCCTGTTATAGAGGTACTCGTCGTGACAGCCATCACTGCCATCCTGGCTTTCCCCAATGAATACACTCGGATGAGCACAAGTGAGCTCATTTCTGAGCTGTTTAATGACTGTGGCCTTCTGGACTCCTCCAAGCTCTGTGATTATGAGAACCGTTTCAACACAAGCAAGGGGGGTGAACTGCCTGACAGACCGGCTGGCGTGGGAGTCTACAGTGCAATGTGGCAGCTGGCTTTAACACTCATACTGAAAATTGTCATTACTATATTCACCTTTGGCATGAAG ATCCCTTCTGGCCTCTTTATCCCTAGCATGGCTGTTGGTGCTATAGCAGGTCGACTTCTAGGAGTAGGAATGGAACAGCTGGCTTATTACCACCAGGAATGGACCGTCTTCAATAGCTGGTGTAGTCAGGGAGCTGATTGCATCACCCCCGGCCTTTATGCAATGGTTGGGGCTGCAGCCTGCTTAG GTGGGGTGACTCGGATGACTGTTTCTCTTGTTGTCATAATGTTTGAACTGACTGGTGGCTTAGAATACATCGTGCCTCTGATGGCTGCAGCCATGACAAGCAAGTGGGTGGCAGATGCTCTTGGGCGGGAGGGCATCTATGATGCCCACATCCGTCTCAATGGATACCCCTTTCTTGAAGCCAAAGAAGAGTTTGCTCATAAGACCCTGGCAATGGATGTGATGAAACCCCGGAGAAATGATCCTTTGTTGACTGTCCTTACTCAGGACAGTATGACTGTGGAAGATGTAGAGACCATAATCAGTGAAACCACTTACAGTGGCTTCCCAGTGGTGGTATCCCGGGAGTCCCAAAGACTTGTGGGCTTTGTCCTTCGAAGAGATCTCATTATTTCAATTG AAAATGCTCGAAAGAAACAGGATGGGGTTGTTAGCACTTCCATCATTTATTTCACGGAGCATTCTCCTCCATTGCCACCGTACACTCCACCCACTCTAAAGCTTCGGAACATCCTCGATCTCAGCCCCTTCACTGTGACTGACCTTACACCCATGGAGATCGTAGTGGATATTTTCCGAAAGCTGGGACTGCGGCAGTGCCTGGTTACACACAACGG GCGATTGCTTGGAATCATTACCAAAAAGGATGTGTTAAAGCATATAGCACAGATGGCGAACCAAGATCCTGATTCCATTCTCTTCAACTAG
- the CLCN5 gene encoding H(+)/Cl(-) exchange transporter 5 isoform X2 produces the protein MDFLEEPIPGVGTYDDFNTIDWVREKSRDRDRHREITNKSKESTWALIHSVSDAFSGWLLMLLIGLLSGSLAGLIDISAHWMTDLKEGICTGGFWFNHEHCCWNSEHVTFEERDKCPEWNSWSQLIISTDEGAFAYIVNYFMYVLWALLFAFLAVSLVKVFAPYACGSGIPEIKTILSGFIIRGYLGKWTLVIKTITLVLAVSSGLSLGKEGPLVHVACCCGNILCHCFNKYRKNEAKRREVLSAAAAAGVSVAFGAPIGGVLFSLEEVSYYFPLKTLWRSFFAALVAAFTLRSINPFGNSRLVLFYVEFHTPWHLFELVPFILLGIFGGLWGALFIRTNIAWCRKRKTTQLGKYPVIEVLVVTAITAILAFPNEYTRMSTSELISELFNDCGLLDSSKLCDYENRFNTSKGGELPDRPAGVGVYSAMWQLALTLILKIVITIFTFGMKIPSGLFIPSMAVGAIAGRLLGVGMEQLAYYHQEWTVFNSWCSQGADCITPGLYAMVGAAACLGGVTRMTVSLVVIMFELTGGLEYIVPLMAAAMTSKWVADALGREGIYDAHIRLNGYPFLEAKEEFAHKTLAMDVMKPRRNDPLLTVLTQDSMTVEDVETIISETTYSGFPVVVSRESQRLVGFVLRRDLIISIENARKKQDGVVSTSIIYFTEHSPPLPPYTPPTLKLRNILDLSPFTVTDLTPMEIVVDIFRKLGLRQCLVTHNGRLLGIITKKDVLKHIAQMANQDPDSILFN, from the exons ATGGACTTCTTGGAGGAGCCAATCCCTGGTGTAGGGACCTATGATGATTTCAATACAATTGATTGGGTGAGAGAGAAGTCTCGAGACCGGGATAGGCACCGAGAG ATTACCAATAAAAGCAAAGAGTCAACATGGGCCTTAATTCACAGTGTGAGTGATGCTTTTTCTGGCTGGTTGTTGATGCTCCTTATTGGGCTTTTATCAG GTTCGTTAGCTGGTTTGATAGACATCTCTGCTCATTGGATGACAGACTTAAAAGAAGGTATATGCACAGGGGGATTCTGGTTTAACCATGAACATTGTTGCTGGAACTCTGAGCATGTCACCTTTGAAGAGAGAGACAAATGTCCAGAGTGGAATAGTTGGTCCCAGCTTATCATCAGCACAGATGAG GGAGCCTTTGCCTACATAGTCAATTATTTCATGTACGTCCTCTGGGCTCTCCTATTTGCCTTCCTTGCCGTATCTCTTGTCAAGGTGTTTGCGCCTTATGCCTGTGGCTCTGGAATCCCTGAG ATAAAAACTATCTTGAGTGGTTTCATTATTAGGGGCTATTTGGGTAAGTGGACTCTGGTTATCAAAACCATCACCTTGGTGCTGGCAGTGTCGTctggcttgagcctgggcaaaGAGGGCCCTCTAGTGCACGTGGCTTGCTGCTGTGGGAACATCCTGTGCCACTGCTTCAACAAATACAGGAAGAATGAAGCCAAGCGCAGAGAG GTCTTGTCGGCTGCAGCAGCAGCTGGTGTATCTGTAGCCTTTGGAGCACCTATAggtggagtattattcagccttgaagaG GTCAGCTACTATTTTCCCCTCAAAACATTGTGGCGTTCATTCTTTGCTGCCTTGGTGGCAGCATTCACTCTACGCTCCATCAATCCATTTGGGAACAGCCGCCTGGTACTATTTTATGTGGAGTTTCACACCCCATGGCATCTCTTTGAGCTCGTGCCATTCATTCTGCTGGGCATATTTGGTGGTCTGTGGGGAGCACTGTTTATCCGCACAAACATTGCCTGGTGTCGGAAGCGAAAGACCACCCAGTTGGGCAAGTATCCTGTTATAGAGGTACTCGTCGTGACAGCCATCACTGCCATCCTGGCTTTCCCCAATGAATACACTCGGATGAGCACAAGTGAGCTCATTTCTGAGCTGTTTAATGACTGTGGCCTTCTGGACTCCTCCAAGCTCTGTGATTATGAGAACCGTTTCAACACAAGCAAGGGGGGTGAACTGCCTGACAGACCGGCTGGCGTGGGAGTCTACAGTGCAATGTGGCAGCTGGCTTTAACACTCATACTGAAAATTGTCATTACTATATTCACCTTTGGCATGAAG ATCCCTTCTGGCCTCTTTATCCCTAGCATGGCTGTTGGTGCTATAGCAGGTCGACTTCTAGGAGTAGGAATGGAACAGCTGGCTTATTACCACCAGGAATGGACCGTCTTCAATAGCTGGTGTAGTCAGGGAGCTGATTGCATCACCCCCGGCCTTTATGCAATGGTTGGGGCTGCAGCCTGCTTAG GTGGGGTGACTCGGATGACTGTTTCTCTTGTTGTCATAATGTTTGAACTGACTGGTGGCTTAGAATACATCGTGCCTCTGATGGCTGCAGCCATGACAAGCAAGTGGGTGGCAGATGCTCTTGGGCGGGAGGGCATCTATGATGCCCACATCCGTCTCAATGGATACCCCTTTCTTGAAGCCAAAGAAGAGTTTGCTCATAAGACCCTGGCAATGGATGTGATGAAACCCCGGAGAAATGATCCTTTGTTGACTGTCCTTACTCAGGACAGTATGACTGTGGAAGATGTAGAGACCATAATCAGTGAAACCACTTACAGTGGCTTCCCAGTGGTGGTATCCCGGGAGTCCCAAAGACTTGTGGGCTTTGTCCTTCGAAGAGATCTCATTATTTCAATTG AAAATGCTCGAAAGAAACAGGATGGGGTTGTTAGCACTTCCATCATTTATTTCACGGAGCATTCTCCTCCATTGCCACCGTACACTCCACCCACTCTAAAGCTTCGGAACATCCTCGATCTCAGCCCCTTCACTGTGACTGACCTTACACCCATGGAGATCGTAGTGGATATTTTCCGAAAGCTGGGACTGCGGCAGTGCCTGGTTACACACAACGG GCGATTGCTTGGAATCATTACCAAAAAGGATGTGTTAAAGCATATAGCACAGATGGCGAACCAAGATCCTGATTCCATTCTCTTCAACTAG